A region of Alkalilimnicola sp. S0819 DNA encodes the following proteins:
- the bamE gene encoding outer membrane protein assembly factor BamE, protein MIYGTAAEFDDLSLGMSRAEVVEILGSPAAVQADGDKDEVYLIFKKMEHAISDWPRTYRVTLRDGKVVKWSEQ, encoded by the coding sequence ATGATCTACGGAACCGCCGCCGAGTTTGACGATCTCTCCCTCGGTATGTCGAGAGCAGAAGTCGTGGAAATCCTAGGCTCGCCTGCCGCCGTACAAGCCGACGGGGACAAAGACGAGGTGTACCTGATCTTTAAGAAAATGGAGCACGCTATCTCGGACTGGCCTCGGACCTATCGAGTCACTCTCAGGGACGGTAAAGTGGTGAAATGGTCTGAGCAGTAG
- a CDS encoding SufE family protein, whose product MTIDELLENFELITNWEDRYRVLIDLGRNLPDFPEEAKTEENRVEGCTSQVWLLCNSLPGEPPRIELRADSDSFIVKGLLAILLLTYSGHTAEEIKRIDIEDIFRQLGLEQNLSPNRRSGFFATVETIHALAEKAA is encoded by the coding sequence ATGACCATCGACGAACTGCTAGAGAACTTCGAGTTGATCACCAACTGGGAAGACCGGTATCGGGTGCTCATCGACCTGGGGCGTAACCTGCCCGACTTCCCCGAAGAAGCCAAAACCGAGGAAAACCGGGTGGAAGGCTGCACCAGCCAGGTGTGGCTACTGTGTAACAGCCTCCCCGGCGAGCCGCCGCGCATCGAGCTGCGGGCCGACAGCGACAGCTTCATCGTCAAGGGGCTGTTGGCGATCCTGCTGCTCACCTACTCCGGGCATACCGCGGAGGAGATCAAGCGGATCGATATCGAGGATATCTTCCGCCAACTGGGGCTGGAGCAGAACCTGAGCCCCAATCGGCGCAGCGGGTTCTTTGCCACCGTGGAGACAATCCACGCGCTCGCGGAAAAAGCGGCTTGA
- a CDS encoding potassium/proton antiporter: MLFASQMILAIGLLLMFSILASRVTDRMGAPLLLVFLIIGMLVGEDGLLGIRYDDVRSAHLLASLALAVILFDGGLRTQMDSFRAGLKPALSLATLGVIITSAITGVAAAWLFQLPLLHGLLIGAIVGSTDAAAVFYMLNAHGLHLNDRVRSTLELESGSNDPMAVFLTIVLIELIAGEVEPNTALLLEFAWQMGVGGAIGIAGGLLLTFIVNRLRLASSLYPLLALAGGLTIYGAAAVVDASGFLATFLGGIIAGHKMRTARGDIRRFHDGMAWLSQIGLFLILGLLVVPHELMPIAPQALLIALVLVFIARPLAVLIGLLPFRFAWRERLFICWVGLRGAVPIVLGLYPLLLGVTDARIHFNIAFFVVLVSLLLQGWTVAPVARWMKVEIPSNRSGKRLAEFDAPGLEDMEVVVYRLPEGAGAEELTPHQLLLPSGGRVLAVIRDEQPVQDVDHVQLQARDLVYLLAPADGLGEVEALFGGPDSMERSSAQQRFFGDFVIDGQARLGDLADAYGIVLSKGVSARETVADLFRRRYARGLVVGDRIRLAHFELIIRALERGEAGSVGLKIGRRKR, from the coding sequence ATGCTGTTTGCCAGCCAGATGATCCTCGCCATAGGGCTGCTGCTCATGTTCAGCATCCTGGCCAGCCGAGTAACCGACCGCATGGGCGCGCCGTTGCTGCTGGTCTTCCTGATCATCGGCATGCTGGTGGGCGAGGACGGTCTGCTGGGCATCCGTTACGACGACGTGCGGTCCGCGCACCTGCTGGCGAGCCTGGCGCTGGCCGTGATTCTGTTCGACGGCGGCCTGCGCACCCAGATGGACAGCTTCCGCGCGGGGCTCAAACCCGCGCTCAGCCTCGCCACCCTGGGCGTGATCATCACCTCGGCCATCACCGGCGTCGCCGCCGCCTGGCTGTTCCAGCTGCCGCTGCTGCACGGCCTGCTGATCGGCGCCATCGTCGGCTCCACCGACGCCGCGGCCGTGTTCTACATGCTCAACGCCCATGGTCTGCACCTGAACGACCGGGTGCGCTCCACCCTGGAGCTGGAATCCGGCAGCAACGACCCCATGGCGGTGTTCCTCACCATCGTGCTCATCGAGCTGATCGCCGGCGAGGTCGAACCCAACACCGCTCTGTTGCTGGAATTCGCCTGGCAGATGGGCGTGGGTGGCGCCATCGGCATTGCCGGCGGGCTGTTGCTGACCTTCATCGTCAACCGCCTGCGGCTCGCCTCCTCGCTCTACCCCCTGCTCGCCCTGGCCGGGGGCCTGACCATTTACGGCGCCGCCGCCGTGGTGGACGCCAGCGGCTTTCTCGCCACCTTCCTCGGCGGCATCATCGCCGGGCACAAAATGCGCACCGCCCGGGGCGACATCCGCCGCTTCCACGACGGCATGGCCTGGCTCTCGCAGATCGGCCTGTTCCTGATTCTGGGCCTGCTGGTCGTGCCCCACGAACTCATGCCCATCGCGCCCCAGGCGCTACTCATCGCCCTGGTGCTGGTGTTCATCGCTCGGCCGCTGGCCGTACTCATCGGGCTGCTCCCCTTCCGTTTCGCCTGGCGCGAGCGGCTGTTCATCTGCTGGGTGGGGCTGCGCGGCGCGGTGCCCATCGTGCTGGGGCTCTACCCGCTGCTGCTGGGGGTTACCGACGCCCGCATCCACTTCAACATCGCCTTCTTCGTGGTGCTGGTTTCACTGCTGCTGCAGGGCTGGACCGTCGCCCCGGTGGCCCGCTGGATGAAGGTGGAAATCCCCAGCAACCGCAGCGGCAAGCGGCTGGCGGAATTCGACGCGCCGGGGCTGGAAGACATGGAAGTGGTGGTCTACCGCCTGCCGGAAGGCGCCGGCGCCGAGGAGCTGACGCCGCATCAACTGCTGCTGCCCAGCGGCGGGCGGGTGCTGGCGGTGATCCGCGACGAGCAGCCGGTGCAGGACGTGGACCATGTGCAGCTGCAAGCCCGCGACCTGGTCTACCTGCTCGCCCCCGCCGACGGGCTGGGCGAAGTGGAGGCGCTGTTCGGCGGGCCCGACAGCATGGAGCGAAGCAGCGCCCAGCAACGCTTTTTCGGTGATTTCGTCATCGACGGACAGGCCCGCCTGGGCGATCTGGCGGACGCTTACGGCATCGTCTTGTCCAAGGGCGTAAGCGCCCGGGAAACCGTGGCCGACCTGTTCCGCCGGCGCTACGCCCGCGGCCTGGTAGTAGGCGATCGGATACGGCTCGCCCATTTCGAGCTCATCATTCGCGCCCTGGAACGGGGCGAGGCGGGCTCGGTGGGCCTGAAGATCGGCCGCCGTAAACGCTGA